Proteins found in one Pelmatolapia mariae isolate MD_Pm_ZW linkage group LG7, Pm_UMD_F_2, whole genome shotgun sequence genomic segment:
- the LOC134630789 gene encoding endoplasmic reticulum chaperone BiP: protein MKLLWVVMLVVGTVFAADDEDKKDSVGTVVGIDLGTTYSCVGVFKNGRVEIIANDQGNRITPSYVAFTSEGERLIGDAAKNQLTSNPENTIFDAKRLIGRTWGDPSVQQDIKYLPFKVTEKKSKPHIQVDIGGGQMKTFAPEEVSAMVLTKMKETAEAYLGKKVTHAVVTVPAYFNDAQRQATKDAGTIAGLNVMRIINEPTAAAIAYGLDKKDGEKNILVFDLGGGTFDVSLLTIDNGVFEVVATNGDTHLGGEDFDQRVMEHFIKLYKKKTGKDVRKDNRAVQKLRREVEKAKRALSAQHQARIEIESFFEGEDFSETLTRAKFEELNMDLFRSTMKPVQKVLEDADLKKPDIDEIVLVGGSTRIPKIQQLVKEFFNGKEPSRGINPDEAVAYGAAVQAGVLSGEEDTGDVVLLDVCPLTLGIETVGGVMTKLIPRNTVVPTKKAQIFSTASDNQPTVTIKVYEGERPLTKDNHLLGTFDLTGIPPAPRGVPQIEVTFEIDVNGILRVTAEDKGTGNKNKITITNDQNRLTPEDIERMVNDAERFADEDKKLKERIDARNELESYAYSLKNQIGDKEKLGGKLSDDDKESIEKAVEEKIEWLESHQDGDLDDFQAKKKELEEVVQPIISKLYGSAGGPPPEGSEQDEKDEL from the exons ATGAAGCTGTTGTGGGTTGTGATGCTGGTGGTCGGCACAGTGTTTGCCGCCGACGATGAAGACAAGAAGGACAGCGTGGGGACTGTGGTTGGGATTGATCTGGGGACCACATACTCATG TGTTGGAGTGTTCAAAAATGGACGTGTGGAGATTATTGCCAATGACCAGGGAAACCGAATTACCCCCTCCTACGTGGCCTTCACCAGTGAAGGTGAGCGTCTGATTGGTGATGCTGCCAAGAATCAGCTGACCTCTAACCCCGAGAACACCATCTTTGATGCCAAGAGACTCATTGGTCGCACTTGGGGGGATCCTTCTGTGCAGCAGGACATCAAGTACCTGCCCTTCAAG GTTACTGAGAAGAAGAGCAAGCCCCATATCCAGGTTGACATTGGTGGTGGCCAGATGAAGACTTTTGCTCCTGAGGAGGTCTCTGCTATGGTGCTGACTAAGATGAAGGAGACTGCCGAGGCTTACCTGGGCAAGAAG GTCACACATGCTGTGGTCACTGTCCCCGCCTACTTCAACGATGCCCAGCGCCAGGCCACTAAGGATGCTGGTACCATTGCTGGTCTGAATGTTATGCGAATCATCAATGAGCC AACTGCTGCTGCTATTGCTTATGGCCTGGACAAGAAGGACGGAGAGAAGAACATTCTTGTGTTCGATCTGGGCGGTGGCACCTTTGATGTCTCTCTTCTGACCATTGACAACGGTGTGTTCGAAGTGGTGGCCACCAACGGTGACACTCATCTGGGAGGTGAGGACTTTGACCAGCGTGTCATGGAGCACTTCATCAAGCTGTACAAGAAGAAGACTGGCAAAGATGTGCGCAAAGACAACCGTGCTGTGCAGAAGCTGCGTCGTGAGGTCGAGAAGGCCAAGAGGGCGCTGTCTGCCCAGCACCAAGCCCGCATTGAGATCGAGTCTTTCTTTGAGGGAGAAGACTTCTCTGAGACCCTGACTCGTGCCAAGTTTGAGGAGCTGAACATG GACCTGTTCCGTTCCACCATGAAGCCTGTACAGAAGGTGCTGGAAGATGCTGACTTGAAGAAGCCTGACATTGATGAGATTGTCCTGGTTGGAGGCTCCACCCGTATCCCCAAAATCCAGCAGCTGGTGAAGGAGTTCTTCAATGGCAAAGAGCCATCTAGAGGCATCAACCCTGATGAGGCTGTGGCATACGGAGCTGCTGTGCAGGCTGGCGTGCTTTCTGGAGAGGAGGACACTG GTGATGTGGTTCTTCTGGATGTGTGCCCCCTGACCCTTGGTATTGAGACTGTTGGAGGAGTAATGACCAAGCTGATCCCCAGGAACACTGTGGTGCCCACCAAAAAAGCCCAGATCTTTTCTACAGCCTCTGATAACCAGCCTACTGTCACCATCAAAGTCTATGAAG gtgAGCGTCCTTTGACCAAAGACAACCATCTCCTGGGTACCTTTGACCTGACTGGCATCCCCCCTGCTCCTCGCGGTGTACCTCAGATTGAAGTCACATTTGAGATTGATGTCAACGGCATTCTGCGTGTCACTGCTGAGGACAAGGGCACAGGCAACAAGAACAAGATCACAATCACAAATGACCAGAACCGGCTAACGCCCGAGGACATTGAGCGCATGGTGAATGACGCCGAACGGTTTGCTGACGAAGATAAGAAGCTGAAGGAGAGAATCGACGCTCGCAATGAGCTGGAGAGCTACGCATACTCCCTGAAGAACCAGATCGGTGACAAGGAGAAGCTTGGTGGCAAGCTGTCAGATGACGATAAGGAGTCCATTGAGAAGGCAGTGGAGGAGAAGATTGAGTGGTTGGAGTCCCACCAAGATGGTGACCTGGATGACTTCCAGGCCAAGAAGAAGGAGCTTGAGGAAGTGGTTCAGCCCATTATCAGCAAGCTCTACGGTAGTGCAGGTGGtcctccaccagagggcagtgAGCAAGATGAGAAGGATGAGTTGTAG